A genome region from Acidimicrobiales bacterium includes the following:
- a CDS encoding ferredoxin, giving the protein MAVRTRVGTKKLIVNPIACDRHGLCAELLPELIRLDDWGYPIIDPDPVPPHLEEHMRRAVAACPTLALLVRPATKG; this is encoded by the coding sequence GTGGCGGTAAGGACCAGGGTCGGCACCAAGAAGCTCATCGTCAACCCGATCGCCTGTGACCGGCACGGGCTCTGCGCCGAGCTGCTACCTGAGCTGATCCGCCTCGACGACTGGGGCTACCCGATCATCGACCCGGACCCGGTGCCTCCGCACCTGGAGGAGCACATGCGCCGCGCCGTGGCGGCCTGCCCCACGCTCGCCCTTCTCGTGAGGCCGGCCACGAAGGGCTGA